The Sesamum indicum cultivar Zhongzhi No. 13 linkage group LG2, S_indicum_v1.0, whole genome shotgun sequence genome contains a region encoding:
- the LOC105156115 gene encoding transmembrane protein 53-B, with protein sequence MGSLSGILQRPVLAASALAVASVSADCYDKLRPIRSSDTCSSLEQSNPPSSSASLHSLDDLNSSWVSRISVSKLSQLSFVTGIRIPMPNVHIPIPNTSANYSLVASSPVLLNLYQSADLAKSAKPATYSYSYPPLPSDVLYRWHLPDPNSVDVSGVSDCLSAKSRTVVVLLGWLGAKQKHLSRYAEWYTSRGFHAITFTFPMSKVLSYQVGGQAEQDIELLVNHLAEWLEEEHGKNLVFHTFSNTGWLTYGVILEKFRQQDSALAGRIRGCIVDSAPVAAPDPQVFASGFSAAFLKKNSVATKGSVRKPDAEVTIGTRTSIEVKPALTEAALLLVLEKFFGMVLNYPSINRRLSDVLSLLTSEQPSCPQLYIYSSADKVIPAPSVESFIEKQRKSGREVRACDFISTPHVDHFRSDPKLYSSQLTQFLEDCVLTCCKRSS encoded by the exons ATGGGTTCCTTGTCTGGGATCTTGCAGAGGCCGGTTCTTGCGGCCTCTGCCTTAGCCGTAGCATCTGTTTCTGCTGATTGTTATGATAAATTGCGGCCTATTAGATCATCAGATACCTGCTCTTCCTTGGAGCAATCGAACCCcccttcttcttctgcttctttaCATTCATTAGATGATTTAAATTCTTCTTGGGTGTCCCGAATTTCGGTTTCCAAGTTATCCCAACTGTCTTTTGTTACCGGAATTCGAATCCCCATGCCTAATGTACACATACCAATTCCAAACACCAGTGCTAATTATTCTTTGGTGGCGTCGTCCCCCGTTTTACTCAATTTATACCAATCAGCCGATTTGGCAAAGTCCGCTAAACCGGCTACATATTCTTATAGCTATCCTCCATTGCCATCAGATGTTTTGTATAGATGGCATTTGCCGGATCCTAATTCTGTTGATGTATCTGGGGTTTCTGATTGTTTGTCGGCTAAGTCTCGGACAGTAGTTGTGTTGCTAGGATGGTTGGGTGCTAAGCAAAAGCATCTGAGTAGGTATGCAGAGTGGTATACCTCCAGAGGCTTTCATGCCATTACATTTACTTTTCCAATGTCTAAGGTCCTCAGCTATCAAGTTGGGGGACAAGCCGAGCAGGATATAGAATTGCTTGTGAACCATCTCGCCGAATGGTTGGAAGAGGAGCATGGGAAGAATTTGGTCTTCCACACCTTTAGTAATACGGGATGGCTGAC ATATGGAGTCATTTTGGAAAAGTTTCGGCAGCAGGATTCTGCTCTAGCAGGGAGGATTAGAGGCTGCATTGTGGATTCTGCTCCTGTTGCAGCTCCTGATCCACAG GTTTTCGCCTCTGGATTTTCTGCTgcatttctgaagaaaaatagTGTTGCAACAAAAGGTTCTGTTAGGAAACCTGATGCAGAGGTGACAATTGGAACCAGAACCTCCATTGAAGTCAAACCTGCATTAACTGAAGCAGCGCTGCTCCTCGTTCTGGAGAAGTTCTTTGGGATGGTTTTGAATTATCCTTCCATAAACAG GCGGCTTTCTGATGTGCTGAGCCTATTAACATCAGAACAACCCAGCTGTCCACAGCTATACATATATAGCTCAGCTGACAAAGTGATTCCAGCACCTTCTGTTGAGTCCTTCATAGAGAAGCAGCGAAAGAGTGGACGTGAGGTCAGAGCTTGTGACTTCATTTCCACACCCCATGTCGATCATTTCCGGAGCGACCCAAAACTGTATTCTTCACAGCTCACCCAGTTTTTGGAGGATTGTGTGCTGACATGCTGTAAACGCTCTTCTTGA
- the LOC105156116 gene encoding putative GEM-like protein 8, with translation MQLKEGSGMEPKHSESRTGMSKRGFGVPNASSQYAVSVKSTGEKALLPDPAAHECQLLPSPSRHYSKIRHGRVDSVIAKMMRLGESMDVFAQGIREHVRLGPKLSETVKGKLSLGARILQVGGVEKVFKQKFKIGDDEKLLKASQCYLSTTAGPIAGVLFISNNRVAFCSERSIKLSSPTGKLLKAHYKVMIPLRKIKRATESENVKKPTQKYVQIVTEDNFEFWFMGFLNHRSTLKYLQQAIHDAR, from the exons ATGCAACTGAAGGAGGGAAGTGGAATGGAACCAAAACACAGCGAATCAAGAACTGGGATGAGCAAACGTGGTTTTGGGGTACCGAACGCCTCATCACAGTATGCGGTCTCGGTTAAGAGCACTGGGGAGAAAGCACTTTTACCTGATCCTGCTGCTCATGAATGCCAACTTCTGCCTTCTCCTTCTAGACATTATTCCAAAATCAGACACG GTAGAGTAGATTCCGTCATTGCTAAGATGATGAGACTCGGAGAAAGCATGGACGTTTTTGCTCAAGGAATCCGAGAGCATG TGAGATTAGGACCCAAGTTGAGCGAAACGGTAAAAGGAAAGCTGAGTTTGGGGGCGAGAATCCTTCAGGTTGGTGGAGTGGAGAAAGTGTTCAAGCAGAAGTTCAAAATTGGCGATGATGAAAAGCTGTTGAAGGCTTCTCAGTGCTATTTATCGACAACAGCTGGGCCGATAGCTGGAGTACTCttcatttcaaataatagAGTTGCCTTCTGCAGTGAGAGATCCATCAAACTCTCTTCTCCGACTGGAAAGCTACTCAAAGCACATTATAAG GTGATGATTCCCTTGAGGAAAATAAAGAGAGCCACTGAAAGTGAGAATGTGAAAAAACCAACACAGAAGTATGTGCAGATAGTGACTGAGGACAACTTTGAGTTCTGGTTCATGGGATTTCTGAATCACCGAAGTACTTTGAAGTATCTGCAGCAGGCAATTCATGATGCAAGATGA
- the LOC105156119 gene encoding putative GEM-like protein 8 gives MEVQHSRSRIGQKNDQNAIGIPMISSSDSALMSFMGASRQALLTDPAVQYQLLPSPNSKHCSKIRHSRVDSVIAKMMKLGESLDGFAQGIREHVRLGPKLGETVKGKLRLGARILQVGGLEKVFRQKFNIRDEEKLLNASQCYLSTTAGPIAGLLFVSNHRVAFCSDRSIKLPSPTRKPLKAHYKVMIPLRKIKRAAESENVKKPTQKYVQIVTDDNFEFWFMGFLNHQRTLKYLQQAIHQAR, from the exons ATGGAAGTACAACACAGCAGATCAAGAATTGGGCAGAAGAATGATCAAAATGCTATTGGGATTCCAATGATCAGCTCATCAGATTCTGCATTAATGTCCTTCATGGGCGCTTCAAGACAGGCACTTTTAACTGATCCTGCTGTTCAATACCAACTCCTGCCTTCTCCTAATTCCAAACATTGTTCCAAAATCAGACATA GTAGAGTAGATTCAGTAATTGCCAAGATGATGAAGCTCGGAGAAAGCTTAGATGGTTTCGCTCAAGGAATTAGAGAGCATG TGAGATTAGGACCAAAGCTAGGCGAAACGGTGAAAGGAAAGTTGAGGCTGGGGGCAAGAATACTCCAGGTTGGTGGATTGGAGAAAGTTTTTAGGCAGAAATTCAATATCAGAGATGAGGAAAAGCTGTTGAATGCTTCTCAGTGCTATTTATCAACAACAGCTGGGCCGATAGCCGGACTCCTCTTCGTTTCAAATCATAGAGTTGCCTTCTGCAGTGACAGATCCATCAAACTCCCTTCTCCAACCAGAAAGCCGCTTAAAGCACATTATAAG GTGATGATcccattgagaaaaataaagagagctGCTGAAAGTGAGAATGTGAAGAAACCAACACAGAAGTATGTGCAAATAGTGACTGATGACAATTTTGAGTTCTGGTTCATGGGATTTCTAAATCATCAAAGGACTTTGAAGTATCTCCAGCAAGCCATCCATCAAGCCAGATGA
- the LOC105156118 gene encoding putative GEM-like protein 8 — protein sequence MEVQHSRSRIGQKNDQNAIGIPMISSSDSALMPFMGASRQALLTDPAVQYQLLPSSNSKHCSKIRHSRVDSVIAKMMKLGESLDGFAQGIREHVKLGPKLGETVKGKLRLGARILQVGGVDKVFRQKFNIRDDEKLLNASQCYLSTTAGPIAGLLFVSNHRVAFCSDRSIKLSSPTGKPLKAHYKVMIPLRKIKRAAESENVKKPTQKYVQIVTDDNFEFWFMGFLNHQRTLKYLQQAIHQAR from the exons ATGGAAGTACAACACAGCAGATCAAGAATTGGACAGAAGAATGATCAAAATGCTATTGGGATTCCAATGATCAGTTCATCAGATTCTGCATTAATGCCCTTCATGGGCGCTTCAAGACAGGCACTTTTAACTGATCCTGCTGTTCAATACCAACTCCTGCCTTCTTCTAATTCCAAACATTGTTCCAAAATCAGACATA GTAGAGTAGATTCAGTAATTGCCAAGATGATGAAGCTCGGAGAAAGCTTAGATGGTTTCGCTCAAGGAATTAGAGAGCATG TGAAATTAGGACCAAAGCTAGGCGAAACGGTGAAAGGAAAGTTGAGGCTGGGGGCAAGAATACTCCAGGTTGGTGGAGTGGACAAAGTTTTCAGACAGAAATTCAATATCAGAGATGATGAAAAGCTGTTGAATGCTTCTCAGTGCTATTTATCAACAACAGCTGGGCCGATAGCCGGACTCCTTTTCGTTTCAAATCATAGAGTTGCCTTCTGCAGTGACAGATCCATCAAACTCTCTTCTCCAACCGGAAAGCCGCTCAAAGCACATTATAAG GTGATGATcccattgagaaaaataaagagagctGCTGAAAGTGAGAATGTGAAGAAACCAACACAGAAGTATGTGCAAATAGTGACTGATGACAATTTTGAGTTCTGGTTCATGGGATTTCTAAATCATCAAAGGACTTTGAAGTATCTCCAGCAAGCCATCCATCAAGCCAGATGA